One window of the Enterobacter huaxiensis genome contains the following:
- the cyoE gene encoding heme o synthase, which produces MFKQYLQVTKPGIIFGNLISVIGGFLLASKGSIDYALFIYTLVGVSLVVASGCVFNNYIDMDIDKKMERTKNRVLVKGLIAPSVSLVYATLLGIAGFMLLWFGANPLACWLGVMGFVVYVGVYSLYMKRHSVYGTLIGSLSGAAPPVIGYCAVTNEFDSGALILLAIFSLWQMPHSYAIAIFRFKDYQAANIPVLPVVKGISVAKNHITLYIIAFAVATLMLSLGGYAGYKYLVVAAAVSVWWLGMALRGYKVEDDKVWARKLFVFSIVAITSLSVMMSVDFMVPDSHSLLTYVW; this is translated from the coding sequence ATGTTTAAGCAATACCTGCAAGTAACAAAACCAGGCATCATCTTTGGCAACCTGATCTCCGTGATTGGAGGGTTCCTGCTGGCCTCTAAGGGCAGCATCGATTACGCCCTCTTTATCTACACGCTGGTCGGTGTGTCACTGGTTGTTGCGTCCGGTTGTGTATTTAACAACTACATCGACATGGATATCGACAAGAAGATGGAAAGGACCAAAAATCGGGTGCTGGTGAAAGGCCTGATCGCCCCTTCCGTCTCGCTGGTGTACGCCACCTTGCTGGGTATTGCTGGCTTTATGCTCCTGTGGTTTGGTGCTAACCCGCTGGCCTGCTGGCTGGGGGTGATGGGGTTCGTTGTCTATGTGGGCGTCTACAGCCTGTATATGAAACGTCACTCCGTTTACGGTACGCTGATTGGTTCTCTCTCCGGCGCTGCGCCGCCGGTGATTGGCTACTGCGCCGTCACGAACGAGTTCGACAGCGGTGCGCTGATCCTGCTGGCTATCTTTAGCCTGTGGCAGATGCCGCACTCCTATGCCATCGCGATTTTCCGCTTTAAGGATTATCAGGCAGCGAACATCCCGGTTCTGCCGGTCGTGAAAGGCATTTCGGTTGCCAAGAACCACATCACGCTCTACATCATCGCCTTTGCTGTAGCAACGCTGATGCTCTCTCTGGGCGGTTACGCTGGATATAAATATCTGGTCGTGGCAGCTGCGGTGAGCGTCTGGTGGCTCGGTATGGCCCTGCGGGGGTATAAAGTGGAAGATGACAAAGTTTGGGCACGCAAGCTGTTTGTGTTCTCGATTGTCGCCATCACCTCTCTGTCCGTGATGATGTCCGTGGACTTCATGGTGCCAGATTCACACAGCCTGCTGACGTACGTCTGGTAA
- a CDS encoding cytochrome o ubiquinol oxidase subunit IV — MSHSNDHGASHGSVKTYMTGFILSIILTVIPFWMVMNGSASKPVILGVILVTAVIQILVHLVCFLHMNTKSDEGWNMTAFIFTVIIIAILVVGSIWIMWNLNYNMMVH; from the coding sequence ATGAGTCATTCAAACGATCATGGCGCTTCCCACGGTAGCGTAAAAACCTACATGACAGGTTTCATCCTGTCGATCATCCTGACGGTGATCCCGTTCTGGATGGTGATGAACGGTTCTGCATCTAAGCCGGTTATTCTGGGCGTCATCCTGGTAACCGCTGTGATTCAGATTCTGGTGCATCTGGTTTGCTTCCTGCACATGAACACCAAGTCCGATGAAGGCTGGAATATGACGGCCTTTATCTTTACCGTGATTATCATCGCTATCCTGGTAGTCGGTTCCATCTGGATTATGTGGAACCTTAACTACAACATGATGGTTCACTAA
- the bolA gene encoding transcriptional regulator BolA → MMIREQIEDKLRAAFDPVFLEVVDESYRHNVPAGSESHFKVVLVSDRFQGERFLNRHRMIYSTLSEELSTTVHALALHTYTIKEWEGLQDTVVASPPCRGAGTLA, encoded by the coding sequence ATGATGATACGTGAGCAGATAGAAGATAAATTAAGGGCAGCGTTCGACCCTGTTTTCCTCGAAGTTGTCGACGAAAGCTATCGTCATAACGTGCCGGCGGGTTCTGAAAGCCACTTCAAAGTGGTTCTGGTCAGCGATCGTTTTCAGGGAGAACGTTTCCTGAACCGACATCGCATGATCTACAGCACCCTGTCGGAAGAACTCTCCACGACCGTGCATGCGCTAGCATTGCATACCTATACCATTAAGGAATGGGAAGGCTTGCAGGATACGGTAGTTGCATCACCGCCCTGTCGCGGTGCAGGCACCTTAGCCTGA
- the ampG gene encoding muropeptide MFS transporter AmpG — MSSHYLRIFQQPKSAILLILGFASGLPLALTSGTLQAWMTVENIDLKTIGFFSLVGQAYVFKFLWSPVMDRYTPPFLGRRRGWLVITQLLLLMAIAAMGFLEPSTQLRWMAALAVVIAFCSASQDIVFDAWKTDVLPADERGAGAAISVLGYRLGMLVSGGLALWLADRYLGWQGMYWLMAALLIPCIIATLLAPEPSDVIPVPRSLEQAVAEPLRDFFGRNNAWLILLLIVLYKLGDAFAMSLTTTFLIRGVGFDAGEVGVVNKTLGLFATIVGALYGGVLMQRLTLFRALLIFGILQGASNAGYWLLSITDKHMISMATAVFFENLCGGMGTAAFVALLMTLCNKSFSATQFALLSALSAVGRVYVGPIAGWFVEAHGWPTFYLFSVVAAVPGILLLLVCRQTLEYTQRTEHFMPRTEYHRAYRFALRLLMVGCLALVLWLAVLIVNATTALALPLEGLLLDIGALLAIVGIVLGGVLDYLALRKTQLT; from the coding sequence ATGTCCAGTCACTACTTACGCATTTTCCAGCAACCGAAATCAGCCATTCTGCTGATCCTCGGCTTCGCCTCCGGTTTACCGCTCGCGCTCACCTCCGGCACGCTCCAGGCGTGGATGACCGTCGAGAATATCGATCTCAAAACCATCGGCTTCTTCTCGCTTGTCGGCCAGGCTTACGTCTTTAAGTTCCTGTGGTCGCCGGTGATGGACCGCTACACGCCGCCGTTCCTCGGGCGACGTCGCGGTTGGTTAGTAATAACGCAGCTTCTCTTGCTCATGGCGATCGCCGCGATGGGCTTTCTTGAACCGTCAACGCAGCTGCGCTGGATGGCCGCTCTTGCGGTGGTCATCGCCTTCTGTTCCGCTTCGCAGGATATCGTTTTCGACGCCTGGAAGACGGACGTTCTGCCCGCTGACGAGCGCGGTGCCGGGGCGGCCATTAGCGTACTCGGCTATCGTCTTGGGATGCTGGTTTCCGGCGGTCTGGCGCTCTGGCTTGCCGACCGCTATCTCGGCTGGCAGGGCATGTACTGGCTGATGGCCGCGCTGCTCATCCCCTGTATTATTGCCACCCTGCTTGCACCTGAACCAAGCGACGTGATCCCGGTTCCACGCTCGCTGGAGCAGGCCGTTGCCGAACCGCTGCGCGACTTCTTTGGCCGCAACAATGCCTGGCTCATCCTGCTGCTGATCGTCCTTTATAAGCTGGGCGATGCGTTTGCCATGAGCCTGACCACGACCTTCCTCATCCGCGGCGTCGGGTTTGATGCTGGCGAAGTGGGGGTAGTAAACAAAACGCTCGGCCTGTTTGCCACTATCGTCGGCGCCCTGTACGGCGGCGTGTTGATGCAGCGTCTGACGCTGTTCCGCGCCCTGCTGATCTTCGGCATCCTGCAGGGGGCATCGAACGCGGGGTACTGGCTGCTTTCGATCACCGATAAACATATGATCAGCATGGCGACGGCGGTGTTCTTCGAAAACCTCTGCGGCGGGATGGGAACGGCAGCCTTTGTCGCCCTGCTGATGACCCTGTGCAACAAATCATTTTCCGCCACGCAGTTTGCCCTGCTCTCGGCGCTTTCCGCCGTCGGACGCGTTTACGTTGGCCCCATTGCCGGCTGGTTTGTTGAAGCCCACGGCTGGCCAACCTTTTATCTCTTCTCGGTGGTCGCGGCCGTACCGGGGATTTTATTGCTGCTGGTCTGTCGCCAGACGCTGGAATATACCCAGCGTACAGAACACTTTATGCCGCGTACCGAATATCATCGAGCCTACCGCTTTGCCTTACGTCTGCTAATGGTGGGTTGCCTTGCGCTGGTATTATGGCTTGCGGTGCTGATCGTCAATGCGACAACCGCGCTGGCGCTCCCGCTTGAAGGCCTGTTGCTGGACATCGGCGCCCTGCTGGCTATCGTCGGGATCGTGCTTGGTGGCGTCCTTGATTATCTGGCTTTACGCAAAACGCAATTGACCTGA
- a CDS encoding cytochrome o ubiquinol oxidase subunit III — protein MATDTLAHSTAHAHEHAHHDTGPMKVFGFWIYLMSDCILFCCLFATYAVLVNGTAGGPAGKDIFELPFVLVETALLLFSSITYGMAAIAMYKNNKSQVVSWLALTWLFGAGFIGMEIYEFHHLIMEGFGPDRSGFLSAFFALVGTHGLHVTSGLIWMAVLMFQVHRRGLTNTNRTRIMCLSLFWHFLDVVWICVFSVVYLMGAM, from the coding sequence ATGGCAACTGATACTCTGGCGCACTCAACTGCCCACGCGCATGAGCATGCGCACCACGATACGGGACCGATGAAAGTCTTCGGTTTCTGGATCTACCTGATGAGCGACTGCATTCTGTTCTGCTGTCTGTTCGCGACCTATGCCGTTCTGGTGAACGGCACGGCGGGCGGCCCGGCTGGCAAGGACATTTTTGAGCTGCCGTTCGTACTGGTAGAAACCGCACTGCTGCTGTTCAGCTCCATCACCTACGGCATGGCGGCTATCGCCATGTACAAAAACAACAAGAGCCAGGTTGTCTCCTGGCTGGCGTTGACCTGGCTGTTTGGTGCTGGCTTTATCGGGATGGAAATCTATGAATTCCATCACCTGATCATGGAAGGTTTCGGCCCGGATCGCAGTGGCTTCCTGTCCGCGTTCTTCGCGCTGGTAGGTACCCACGGTCTGCACGTAACTTCTGGTCTGATCTGGATGGCGGTACTGATGTTCCAGGTACACCGTCGCGGCCTGACCAATACTAACCGTACCCGCATCATGTGCCTGAGCCTGTTCTGGCACTTCCTGGACGTGGTATGGATCTGTGTGTTCTCTGTTGTTTATCTGATGGGGGCGATGTAA
- the cyoA gene encoding cytochrome o ubiquinol oxidase subunit II: MRLGKYNKSLGWLSLFAGTVLLSGCDSALLDPKGQIGLEQRSLILTAFGLMMIVVIPAILMAVGFAWKYRASNKDAKYSPNWSHSNKVEAVVWTVPILIILFLAVLTWKTTHALEPSKPLVHDEKPITIEVVSMDWKWFFIYPEQGIATVNEIAFPANTPVQFKVTSNSVMNSFFIPRLGSQIYAMAGMQTNLHLIANEAGTYDGISASYSGPGFSGMKFKAIATPDRAAFDQWVEKAKQSTNTMSDMAAFDKVATPSEYNKVEYFSNVKPDLFKDVIGKFMDHGKSMDMTQPEGEHSAHEGMEGMDMSHAETAH, from the coding sequence ATGAGACTCGGGAAATACAATAAAAGTTTGGGATGGTTGTCATTATTCGCGGGCACTGTATTACTCAGTGGCTGCGATTCTGCACTACTAGACCCCAAAGGACAGATTGGACTGGAACAACGTTCACTGATTCTGACGGCATTTGGCCTGATGATGATTGTGGTTATTCCAGCCATTTTGATGGCTGTTGGTTTCGCCTGGAAGTATCGTGCGAGCAATAAAGATGCGAAGTATAGCCCTAACTGGTCACACTCCAATAAAGTGGAAGCTGTGGTCTGGACGGTACCTATTCTGATCATCCTGTTCCTTGCCGTGCTGACCTGGAAAACCACTCACGCGCTTGAGCCAAGCAAACCGCTGGTTCACGATGAGAAACCTATTACCATTGAAGTCGTCTCCATGGACTGGAAATGGTTCTTCATCTATCCGGAGCAGGGCATTGCTACCGTGAATGAAATCGCCTTCCCGGCGAACACTCCGGTTCAGTTCAAAGTGACCTCCAACTCCGTAATGAACTCCTTCTTCATCCCACGTCTGGGTAGCCAGATTTACGCGATGGCCGGTATGCAGACTAACCTGCACCTGATCGCGAATGAAGCAGGCACCTACGACGGTATCTCCGCCAGCTATAGTGGCCCGGGCTTCTCGGGTATGAAGTTCAAAGCTATCGCTACGCCAGATCGCGCCGCTTTCGACCAGTGGGTTGAAAAAGCGAAGCAGTCTACTAACACCATGTCTGACATGGCGGCGTTCGACAAAGTGGCTACACCTAGCGAATACAACAAGGTGGAGTACTTCTCTAATGTGAAACCTGATTTGTTCAAGGACGTTATTGGCAAATTTATGGATCACGGCAAGAGCATGGACATGACCCAGCCTGAAGGCGAGCACAGCGCGCACGAAGGTATGGAAGGCATGGACATGAGCCACGCGGAAACCGCTCACTAA
- a CDS encoding lipoprotein, translating into MLKKIFFPLVALFMLAGCATPPTTIDVSPKITLPQQDPSLMGVTVSINGADQRQDQALAKVTRDNQQVVLTASRDLRFLLQEVLEKQMTSRGYMVGPSGAVDLQIIVNNLYADVSQGNVRYNIATKADIAIIATAKNGNKMNKNYRASYSVEGAFQASNKNIADAVNSVLTDTIADMAQDTSIHDFIKQNAR; encoded by the coding sequence ATGTTAAAAAAAATCTTCTTTCCGTTGGTAGCACTTTTCATGCTGGCAGGCTGTGCAACCCCGCCAACGACAATTGATGTTTCACCAAAAATCACCCTGCCTCAGCAGGATCCAAGCCTGATGGGCGTGACCGTTAGCATCAACGGTGCCGATCAGCGTCAGGATCAGGCGCTGGCGAAAGTCACTCGCGACAATCAGCAGGTTGTCCTGACCGCTTCCCGCGACCTGCGCTTCCTGCTGCAGGAAGTGCTGGAGAAACAGATGACCTCCCGCGGTTACATGGTTGGCCCAAGCGGCGCGGTTGATCTGCAGATCATCGTGAACAATCTGTACGCAGACGTATCCCAGGGTAACGTTCGCTACAATATCGCGACCAAAGCCGATATCGCCATCATCGCAACCGCGAAGAACGGCAATAAGATGAACAAAAACTACCGTGCGAGCTATTCGGTTGAAGGCGCATTCCAGGCGTCCAACAAAAATATCGCCGACGCGGTTAACAGCGTGCTGACTGACACTATTGCCGATATGGCACAGGACACCAGCATTCACGACTTCATCAAGCAGAACGCGCGTTAA
- the cyoB gene encoding cytochrome o ubiquinol oxidase subunit I gives MFGKLTLDAVPYHEPIIVITVAAIIIGGAALLGLITYFGKWSYLWNEWLTSVDHKKLGIMYCIVGIVMLIRGFADAIMMRSQQALASAGEAGFLPPHHYDQIFTAHGVIMIFFVAMPLVIGLMNVVVPLQIGARDVAFPFLNNLSFWFTVVGVILVNLSLGVGEFAQTGWLAYPPLSGIEYSPGVGVDYWIWALQLSGVGTTLTGINFFVTIIKMRAPGMTMFKMPVFTWASLCANILIIASFPILTVTVALLTLDRYLGTHFFTNDMGGNMMMYINLIWAWGHPEVYILVLPVFGVFSEIAATFSRKRLFGYTSLVWATVCITVLSFIVWLHHFFTMGAGANVNAFFGITTMIIAIPTGVKIFNWLFTMYQGRIVFHSAMLWTIGFIVTFSVGGMTGVLLAVPGADFVLHNSLFLIAHFHNVIIGGVVFGCFAGVTYWWPKAFGFTLNEKWGKRAFWFWIIGFFVAFMPLYVLGFMGMTRRLSQQIDPQFHPMLMVAAGGAVLIACGIASQLIQFYVSIRDRDQNRDLTGDPWGGRTLEWATSSPPPFYNFAVVPQIHERDAFWEMKEKGEAYKQPAHYEEIHMPKNSGAGIVIAAFATVFGFAMIWHIWWMAIVGFAGIVISWIVKSFDEDVDYYVPVREVEKLENQHFDEISKAGLKNGN, from the coding sequence ATGTTCGGAAAATTGACACTGGATGCGGTGCCGTACCACGAACCGATTATCGTGATTACGGTGGCTGCAATTATCATCGGTGGCGCAGCCTTACTGGGCTTAATCACTTACTTCGGTAAGTGGAGCTACCTGTGGAATGAGTGGCTGACCTCGGTTGACCACAAAAAACTCGGTATCATGTACTGCATCGTCGGTATCGTCATGTTAATTCGTGGCTTTGCGGATGCGATCATGATGCGTAGCCAGCAGGCGCTCGCCTCGGCGGGTGAAGCCGGCTTCCTGCCGCCGCACCACTACGATCAGATCTTTACCGCCCACGGCGTTATCATGATCTTCTTCGTGGCGATGCCGCTGGTTATCGGCCTGATGAACGTTGTCGTTCCGCTGCAAATCGGCGCGCGCGACGTTGCGTTCCCGTTCCTGAACAACCTGAGCTTCTGGTTCACGGTTGTCGGCGTTATCCTGGTTAACCTGTCACTGGGTGTGGGCGAATTCGCACAGACCGGCTGGCTGGCATACCCGCCGCTTTCAGGAATTGAGTACAGTCCTGGCGTAGGCGTCGATTACTGGATTTGGGCGCTTCAGCTCTCCGGTGTCGGTACTACCCTGACCGGTATCAACTTCTTCGTGACCATTATCAAGATGCGTGCCCCTGGCATGACCATGTTCAAGATGCCGGTATTTACCTGGGCATCTCTGTGCGCCAACATCCTGATTATTGCTTCATTCCCAATTCTGACCGTCACCGTCGCGCTGCTGACCCTGGACCGCTACCTGGGCACCCATTTCTTCACGAATGATATGGGTGGCAACATGATGATGTACATCAACCTGATTTGGGCCTGGGGTCACCCGGAAGTGTACATCCTGGTTCTGCCGGTCTTCGGGGTGTTCTCCGAAATCGCAGCAACCTTCTCGCGTAAGCGTCTGTTTGGTTACACCTCTCTGGTGTGGGCAACCGTGTGTATTACCGTTCTGTCGTTCATCGTTTGGCTGCACCACTTCTTTACCATGGGTGCGGGCGCGAACGTAAACGCCTTCTTCGGTATCACCACCATGATTATCGCCATCCCTACCGGGGTTAAGATCTTCAACTGGCTGTTCACCATGTACCAGGGCCGTATCGTGTTCCACTCAGCGATGCTGTGGACCATCGGCTTCATCGTGACCTTCTCCGTGGGTGGGATGACCGGCGTACTGCTGGCGGTACCGGGCGCTGACTTCGTACTGCACAACAGCCTGTTCCTGATTGCGCACTTCCATAACGTTATCATCGGTGGCGTAGTCTTCGGCTGCTTCGCTGGCGTAACCTACTGGTGGCCAAAAGCGTTCGGTTTTACCCTGAACGAAAAATGGGGTAAACGCGCGTTCTGGTTCTGGATCATCGGCTTCTTCGTAGCATTTATGCCGCTGTACGTGCTGGGCTTCATGGGTATGACCCGTCGCCTGAGCCAGCAGATTGATCCGCAGTTCCACCCAATGCTGATGGTTGCAGCGGGCGGCGCAGTGCTGATTGCCTGTGGTATCGCGTCTCAGCTGATTCAGTTCTACGTGTCTATTCGCGACCGCGACCAGAACCGTGACCTGACCGGTGACCCGTGGGGTGGCCGTACGCTGGAGTGGGCGACCTCTTCTCCTCCGCCGTTCTATAACTTCGCCGTTGTGCCGCAGATCCATGAACGCGACGCATTCTGGGAAATGAAAGAAAAAGGTGAAGCGTATAAGCAACCTGCTCATTACGAAGAGATCCACATGCCGAAAAACAGCGGCGCGGGCATCGTTATTGCCGCATTCGCAACGGTATTTGGTTTCGCAATGATCTGGCACATCTGGTGGATGGCGATTGTTGGCTTTGCCGGCATCGTAATCAGCTGGATTGTGAAGAGCTTTGACGAGGACGTGGACTACTACGTACCAGTCCGTGAAGTTGAAAAGCTGGAAAATCAGCATTTCGACGAGATTTCTAAAGCGGGGCTGAAAAATGGCAACTGA
- the tig gene encoding trigger factor, protein MQVSVETTQGLGRRVTITIAADSIETAVKSELVNVAKKVRIDGFRKGKVPMNVVAQRYGASVRQDVLGELMSRNFIDAIIKEKINPAGAPNYVPGEYKQGEDFTYSVEFEVYPEVELKGLESIEVEKPVVSVTDEDVDGMLDTLRKQQANWKDKEGAVDAEDRVTIDFTGSVDGEEFEGGKASDFVLAMGQGRMIPGFEDGIKGHKAGEEFTIDVTFPEEYHAENLKGKAAKFVINLKKVEERELPELTEEFIKRFGVEDGSVAGLRTEVRKNMERELNGAVRNRVKSQAIDGLVKANEIDVPAALIDSEIDVLRRQAAQRFGGNQQQAMELPRELFEEQAKRRVVVGLLLGEVIRTHELKADEERVKGLIEEMASAYEDPSEVVEFYGKNKELMDNMRNVALEEQAVEAVLAKAKVSEKATSFNELMNQQA, encoded by the coding sequence ATGCAAGTTTCAGTTGAAACCACTCAAGGCCTTGGCCGCCGTGTAACGATTACTATCGCTGCTGACAGCATCGAAACTGCTGTGAAAAGCGAGCTGGTCAACGTAGCAAAAAAAGTACGTATTGACGGCTTCCGCAAGGGCAAAGTTCCAATGAATGTTGTTGCTCAGCGTTATGGCGCTTCCGTGCGTCAGGATGTGCTGGGTGAACTGATGAGCCGCAACTTTATCGATGCGATCATCAAAGAAAAAATTAATCCAGCTGGCGCGCCAAACTACGTTCCAGGCGAATACAAGCAGGGCGAAGACTTCACCTACTCCGTAGAGTTCGAAGTGTACCCGGAAGTTGAGCTGAAAGGTCTGGAATCTATCGAGGTTGAAAAGCCGGTTGTTTCCGTGACTGACGAAGACGTTGACGGCATGCTGGACACCCTGCGCAAGCAGCAGGCGAACTGGAAAGATAAAGAAGGCGCAGTTGACGCTGAAGACCGTGTCACCATCGACTTCACCGGTTCTGTAGACGGCGAAGAGTTCGAAGGCGGCAAAGCGTCTGACTTCGTACTGGCAATGGGCCAGGGTCGTATGATCCCAGGCTTCGAAGACGGTATCAAAGGCCACAAAGCGGGCGAAGAGTTCACCATCGACGTGACCTTCCCTGAAGAGTACCACGCTGAAAACCTGAAAGGGAAAGCAGCGAAGTTCGTTATCAACCTGAAGAAAGTTGAAGAGCGCGAACTGCCAGAACTGACTGAAGAATTCATCAAACGTTTCGGCGTGGAAGATGGTTCTGTTGCAGGCCTGCGTACCGAAGTGCGTAAGAACATGGAACGCGAGCTGAACGGTGCTGTGCGTAACCGTGTGAAATCTCAGGCGATCGACGGTCTGGTGAAAGCGAACGAGATTGACGTTCCAGCTGCACTGATCGACAGCGAAATCGACGTTCTGCGCCGTCAGGCTGCACAGCGTTTCGGTGGCAACCAGCAGCAAGCGATGGAACTGCCGCGCGAGCTGTTCGAAGAGCAAGCGAAACGCCGCGTTGTTGTTGGCCTGCTGCTGGGCGAAGTGATTCGTACCCACGAGCTGAAAGCTGACGAAGAGCGCGTTAAAGGCCTGATCGAAGAGATGGCTTCTGCGTACGAAGACCCATCAGAAGTTGTTGAGTTCTATGGTAAGAACAAAGAGCTGATGGACAACATGCGCAACGTCGCACTGGAAGAGCAGGCTGTTGAAGCGGTACTGGCGAAAGCTAAAGTGTCCGAAAAAGCGACCTCTTTCAACGAACTGATGAACCAGCAGGCGTAA
- a CDS encoding YajQ family cyclic di-GMP-binding protein yields MPSFDIVSEVDIQEVRNGVDNASREVESRFDFRGVEASFELNDANKTIKVLSESDFQVNQLLDILRAKLLKRGIEGTSLDVPEEFVHSGKTWFVEAKLKQGIESAVQKKIVKLIKDSKLKVQAQIQGEEIRVTGKSRDDLQGVMALIRGGDLGQPFQFKNFRD; encoded by the coding sequence ATGCCATCTTTCGATATTGTTTCCGAAGTTGATATCCAGGAAGTTCGCAACGGCGTGGACAACGCAAGCCGTGAAGTTGAGTCACGTTTCGATTTTCGCGGCGTTGAGGCGAGTTTTGAACTGAACGACGCAAATAAGACCATCAAGGTGCTGAGCGAGTCTGACTTCCAGGTTAACCAGCTGCTCGATATTCTGCGCGCCAAGCTGCTGAAGCGCGGCATTGAAGGAACCTCGCTGGACGTGCCGGAAGAGTTCGTGCACAGCGGCAAAACCTGGTTCGTTGAAGCCAAGCTGAAGCAGGGCATCGAGAGCGCGGTGCAGAAGAAAATCGTTAAGCTTATCAAAGACAGCAAGCTGAAGGTTCAGGCGCAAATCCAGGGCGAAGAGATCCGCGTGACCGGGAAATCTCGTGACGATCTGCAGGGCGTGATGGCGCTTATTCGCGGCGGCGATCTGGGGCAGCCTTTCCAGTTCAAAAACTTCCGCGATTAA
- a CDS encoding MFS transporter gives MNDYKMTPGELRATWGLGTVFSLRMLGMFMVLPVLTTYGMALQGASEALIGLAIGIYGLAQAVFQIPFGLLSDRVGRKPLIVGGLLVFVLGSIIAALSHSIWGIILGRALQGSGAIAAAVMALLSDLTREQNRTKAMAFIGVSFGVTFAIAMVLGPIVTHKLGLHALFWMIAVLATIGIALTLWVVPDSKNHVLNRESGMVKGCFSKVIVEPRLLKLNFGIMCLHILLMSTFVALPGQLAAAGFPAAEHWKIYLVTMLISFVSVVPFIIYAEVKRKMKRVFVGCVALLLIAEIVLWGSGPHFWELVIGVQIFFLAFNLMEALLPSLISKESPAGYKGTAMGIYSTSQFLGVAIGGSLGGWVDGLFDSQTVFLAGALLAMVWLLVASTMKEPRYVSSLRVEIPDDVDISDALKARLAAKEGVTDVLIVPDERSAYVKIDSKVTNRFEVEQALKA, from the coding sequence ATGAACGATTATAAAATGACGCCAGGCGAGCTACGCGCGACCTGGGGCTTAGGGACTGTTTTCTCGCTACGGATGCTTGGCATGTTTATGGTCCTGCCTGTTCTGACCACGTACGGTATGGCACTGCAGGGCGCCAGCGAAGCGTTGATTGGCCTGGCCATTGGCATTTACGGTTTGGCCCAGGCGGTCTTCCAGATCCCCTTTGGTCTGCTTTCAGACCGCGTCGGCCGTAAACCGCTGATTGTCGGCGGACTGCTGGTGTTCGTGCTCGGCAGCATTATAGCCGCCCTCTCCCACTCCATCTGGGGCATTATTCTTGGCCGCGCCCTGCAGGGCTCCGGCGCGATTGCCGCCGCCGTGATGGCGCTGCTGTCGGACCTCACCCGCGAGCAGAACCGCACCAAGGCGATGGCCTTTATCGGCGTCAGCTTCGGCGTGACGTTCGCGATTGCGATGGTGCTCGGCCCGATCGTTACCCATAAGCTGGGCCTGCACGCCCTGTTCTGGATGATTGCGGTACTGGCGACTATCGGTATTGCGCTGACGCTTTGGGTGGTGCCCGACAGTAAAAATCACGTCCTCAACCGCGAGTCCGGGATGGTGAAAGGCTGCTTCAGCAAAGTGATTGTCGAGCCGCGCCTGCTGAAGCTGAACTTTGGCATTATGTGTCTGCATATCCTGCTGATGTCGACCTTCGTCGCCCTGCCCGGCCAGCTTGCCGCCGCGGGCTTCCCCGCCGCCGAGCACTGGAAAATCTATCTGGTGACGATGCTGATCTCATTCGTCTCCGTGGTGCCGTTTATTATCTACGCGGAAGTGAAGCGCAAAATGAAGCGCGTTTTCGTGGGCTGCGTGGCGCTCCTGCTGATTGCCGAAATCGTGCTGTGGGGTTCTGGTCCGCACTTCTGGGAACTGGTTATCGGCGTACAGATCTTCTTCCTGGCCTTTAACCTGATGGAAGCGCTGCTGCCGTCGCTCATCAGCAAGGAATCCCCTGCCGGCTACAAAGGGACGGCAATGGGCATTTACTCCACCAGCCAGTTTCTCGGCGTGGCGATTGGCGGCTCGCTCGGCGGGTGGGTGGACGGCCTGTTTGATTCGCAAACCGTGTTTCTTGCGGGGGCATTGCTGGCGATGGTCTGGCTGCTGGTCGCCAGCACCATGAAAGAGCCGCGCTACGTAAGCAGCCTGCGCGTGGAAATTCCGGATGATGTCGACATTAGCGATGCGCTGAAAGCGCGTCTGGCAGCAAAAGAGGGTGTAACTGACGTGCTGATTGTCCCGGATGAACGCAGCGCCTACGTCAAAATAGACAGTAAGGTCACCAACCGCTTCGAGGTAGAACAGGCTTTGAAAGCGTAA